A window of the Sphingobium sp. CAP-1 genome harbors these coding sequences:
- the aqpZ gene encoding aquaporin Z, giving the protein MVGLDKRLFSEMLGTFWLVFGGCGSAVLAAAFPDVGIGLLGVSLAFGLTVLTMAYSIGHISGCHLNPAVTIGLWAGGRFPTRDIAPYIVAQLVGAVLAAALLLFIASGQPGFTLTGNGLAVNGYDALSPGGYSLASALAIELVLTFGFLSVILGATDSRAPSGFAPIAIGLALTLIHLISIPVTNTSVNPARSTGPALLVGGLALQQLWLFWVAPIVGALAAGGVYRWLATEPSRPAVTGGEI; this is encoded by the coding sequence ATGGTTGGATTGGACAAGCGGCTTTTCAGTGAAATGTTGGGAACATTCTGGCTGGTTTTCGGCGGCTGCGGCAGCGCTGTCCTGGCGGCGGCCTTCCCGGATGTGGGCATCGGCCTGCTGGGGGTCAGCCTGGCCTTTGGACTGACGGTGCTGACCATGGCCTATTCGATCGGCCATATTTCCGGCTGCCACCTCAATCCGGCGGTCACGATCGGCCTGTGGGCCGGCGGCCGCTTTCCCACGCGGGACATTGCCCCCTATATCGTCGCACAACTTGTGGGGGCCGTCCTCGCGGCCGCCCTGCTGCTGTTCATTGCCAGCGGCCAGCCGGGTTTCACACTGACCGGCAACGGACTGGCGGTGAATGGATATGACGCCCTGTCGCCCGGCGGCTATTCGCTGGCGTCGGCGCTGGCGATCGAACTGGTGCTGACCTTCGGCTTCCTGTCCGTGATTCTGGGCGCGACCGACAGCCGTGCGCCAAGCGGATTCGCCCCGATCGCCATCGGCCTGGCGCTGACCCTGATCCACCTGATCAGCATTCCCGTTACCAATACATCGGTCAATCCGGCGCGCAGCACCGGGCCGGCCCTGCTGGTAGGCGGCCTGGCCCTGCAACAGCTCTGGCTGTTCTGGGTCGCGCCGATCGTGGGCGCTCTGGCGGCAGGCGGCGTCTATCGCTGGCTGGCCACCGAACCGTCACGTCCGGCCGTGACCGGCGGCGAAATCTGA
- a CDS encoding DUF2842 domain-containing protein → MSIDPRHYHQPSWRKPVGMLTIIGLIIGWAVLVASLSGLIGQLPVWAQTPVYVVLGIIWIWILPLRRLLAWMETGRWRRG, encoded by the coding sequence ATGAGCATCGATCCGCGCCATTATCACCAGCCAAGCTGGCGCAAGCCGGTGGGAATGCTGACCATCATCGGCCTGATCATCGGCTGGGCGGTGCTGGTGGCCAGCCTGTCGGGCCTGATCGGCCAACTGCCGGTCTGGGCGCAGACGCCCGTCTATGTCGTGCTGGGGATCATATGGATCTGGATATTGCCGCTGCGGCGACTGCTCGCCTGGATGGAAACCGGGCGCTGGCGGCGCGGATAA
- a CDS encoding 5-formyltetrahydrofolate cyclo-ligase — MSDETTAPDKTSLRAIARQRRRAFVATLDPLAHRLAFRAIPSPLARRIADARVVALYMGLDDEAPAQRLAAQLQTMGKTVALPRVLDRLGSMDFLAWRPDDPLVSGPFRTSHPEPGDGPVTPDVIIAPLVGFDRAMNRLGQGGGYYDRAFARFPDALRVGLAWSVQESDTVPADPWDLPLNIIMTEIELIEGQEA, encoded by the coding sequence ATGAGCGACGAGACGACCGCGCCCGACAAGACCAGCCTGCGCGCGATCGCGCGACAGCGGCGGCGCGCCTTCGTTGCCACGCTCGATCCGCTGGCGCATCGACTGGCGTTCAGGGCGATCCCCTCCCCCCTCGCCCGCCGCATCGCGGATGCCCGTGTGGTGGCGCTCTATATGGGGCTGGACGACGAAGCCCCGGCCCAGCGGCTGGCGGCGCAACTCCAGACCATGGGCAAGACCGTGGCCCTGCCGCGCGTGCTGGACCGACTGGGCAGCATGGATTTCCTCGCCTGGCGTCCCGACGATCCGCTGGTTTCCGGCCCGTTCCGCACCAGCCACCCCGAACCGGGCGACGGGCCGGTGACGCCCGACGTGATCATCGCTCCGCTGGTCGGCTTCGACCGGGCGATGAACCGGCTGGGACAGGGTGGCGGCTATTATGACCGCGCCTTCGCCCGCTTTCCCGATGCGCTGCGCGTGGGCCTCGCCTGGTCGGTGCAGGAGAGCGACACCGTCCCCGCCGACCCCTGGGATCTGCCGCTGAACATCATCATGACCGAAATCGAACTGATCGAGGGCCAGGAGGCATGA
- a CDS encoding cell division protein ZapA — protein sequence MAEIMLQIMGRPYPIRCRDGEEAHLTHLAGMIEQKAREAQQSTPGLTEVRTLLFAALFLADELGDLKREVAGRQAQLPLGDEDEPGVRAVEALAQRIEKLRVTLAASAADA from the coding sequence ATGGCTGAAATCATGTTGCAGATCATGGGACGGCCCTATCCGATCCGTTGTCGCGACGGGGAAGAGGCGCATCTCACCCATCTGGCCGGCATGATCGAGCAAAAGGCGCGCGAGGCCCAGCAAAGCACGCCGGGGCTGACCGAAGTGCGCACCCTGCTGTTCGCGGCGCTGTTCCTGGCCGATGAACTGGGCGATCTGAAGCGCGAAGTCGCGGGGCGGCAGGCGCAGCTTCCGCTGGGCGATGAGGACGAACCGGGCGTCCGTGCGGTCGAGGCGCTGGCACAAAGAATAGAAAAGCTGCGCGTGACGCTTGCCGCAAGCGCTGCGGACGCCTAG
- the tkt gene encoding transketolase, translating to MTVSEKSLANAIRALSMDAVQAANSGHPGMPMGMADVATVLFDDYLKFDPTEPKWADRDRFVLSAGHGSMLIYSLLHLTGYAAPTIEDIANFRQLHSPCAGHPENFELAGVEATTGPLGSGLATAVGMAIAERHLNAQFGDDLVDHRTWVIAGDGCLMEGINHEAIGLAGHLGLGRLIVLWDDNKITIDGAVDLSSSEDVLARYAATGWHVVSCDGHDVADVRRALAEAVADARPSIVACATKIGYGAPNKAGTSGVHGSALGEAEVAAAREFLGWTAEPFVIPADIAAAWKAIGAKGADVRAGWEARLASNGKGAEFSRRMAGDLPADFSLDAYIDSLIAAPQKVATRKASELALGAINDLLPETLGGSADLTGSNNTKTKSTGPLTRDDYAGRYVYYGIREFGMACAMNGMALHGGVIPYGGTFLVFSDYMRGGIRLAALQQQRVIHVLTHDSIGLGEDGPTHQPIEHVMSLRMIPNLDVYRPADIVETAECWELALKDATGPSVLALTRQNLPQLRLEKAENLSAKGAYRLVAATAERHVVLIATGSEVEIAVDTAKLLEAQGIGADVVSMPSWAHFEAQPHTYKDDLLPHHVLRVSIEAGTTFGWERYTGIAGLRFGIDSFGASAPAEALYDHFGLTAAKIAPQIAAALKA from the coding sequence ATGACCGTTTCCGAAAAGTCGCTCGCCAACGCCATCCGGGCGCTGTCCATGGACGCCGTGCAGGCCGCCAATAGCGGCCATCCGGGGATGCCGATGGGCATGGCGGACGTGGCCACGGTGCTGTTCGACGACTATCTGAAATTCGATCCGACCGAGCCGAAATGGGCCGACCGCGACCGTTTCGTCCTGTCGGCGGGCCATGGCTCCATGCTGATCTACAGCTTGCTGCACCTGACCGGCTATGCCGCGCCGACGATCGAGGATATCGCCAATTTCCGCCAGTTGCACAGCCCCTGCGCCGGCCACCCGGAGAATTTCGAGCTGGCGGGCGTGGAAGCGACCACCGGCCCGCTCGGCTCTGGCCTCGCCACCGCGGTCGGCATGGCGATCGCCGAGCGGCATCTGAACGCGCAGTTTGGCGACGATCTGGTCGATCATCGTACCTGGGTGATCGCGGGCGACGGCTGCCTGATGGAAGGCATCAACCATGAGGCGATCGGTCTGGCCGGTCATCTGGGTCTTGGCCGCCTGATCGTGCTGTGGGACGATAACAAGATCACCATCGACGGCGCGGTCGACCTGTCGAGCAGCGAGGATGTGCTGGCGCGCTATGCCGCGACCGGCTGGCATGTCGTGTCGTGCGATGGCCATGACGTTGCCGATGTACGCCGCGCGCTGGCCGAGGCGGTCGCCGATGCGCGCCCCTCGATCGTCGCCTGCGCCACCAAGATCGGCTATGGCGCGCCGAACAAGGCCGGCACGTCGGGCGTCCACGGCTCCGCGCTGGGCGAGGCTGAAGTCGCCGCCGCGCGCGAATTTCTGGGCTGGACCGCCGAACCCTTCGTCATCCCGGCCGACATCGCCGCCGCGTGGAAGGCGATCGGCGCCAAGGGCGCGGACGTTCGCGCGGGCTGGGAAGCTCGGCTGGCAAGCAACGGGAAGGGCGCGGAATTTTCCCGCCGCATGGCTGGCGATCTGCCCGCCGACTTCTCGCTCGACGCCTATATCGACAGCCTGATCGCCGCGCCGCAGAAGGTCGCGACCCGCAAGGCCAGCGAACTGGCGCTGGGCGCGATCAACGATCTGCTGCCCGAAACGCTGGGCGGATCGGCCGACCTGACCGGCTCCAACAATACCAAGACCAAATCGACCGGCCCGCTGACCAGGGACGATTATGCGGGCCGCTATGTCTATTACGGCATCCGTGAGTTCGGCATGGCCTGCGCGATGAACGGCATGGCGCTGCATGGCGGCGTGATCCCCTATGGCGGCACCTTCCTGGTCTTTTCCGACTATATGCGTGGCGGTATCCGCCTCGCCGCGCTCCAGCAGCAGCGGGTGATCCACGTCCTGACCCATGACTCGATCGGTCTGGGCGAGGATGGCCCGACCCACCAGCCGATCGAACATGTCATGTCGCTGCGCATGATCCCGAATCTGGATGTCTATCGCCCGGCCGATATCGTCGAGACGGCGGAATGCTGGGAACTGGCGCTCAAGGATGCGACCGGTCCGTCGGTGCTGGCGCTGACCCGCCAGAACCTGCCGCAACTGCGGCTGGAAAAAGCTGAGAATCTGTCGGCGAAGGGCGCCTATCGTCTGGTCGCCGCGACCGCCGAGCGTCATGTCGTGCTGATCGCCACCGGTTCCGAAGTCGAAATCGCCGTCGACACCGCGAAGCTGCTGGAAGCACAGGGCATCGGCGCCGATGTCGTGTCGATGCCGAGCTGGGCGCATTTCGAGGCGCAGCCGCATACGTATAAGGACGATCTTCTGCCGCACCATGTCTTGCGCGTGTCGATCGAGGCGGGCACGACTTTCGGCTGGGAACGCTATACCGGCATTGCCGGCCTGCGCTTCGGCATCGACAGCTTCGGCGCGTCGGCGCCCGCGGAAGCACTCTACGACCATTTCGGCCTGACCGCCGCCAAGATTGCGCCGCAAATTGCGGCCGCGCTCAAGGCCTGA
- the gap gene encoding type I glyceraldehyde-3-phosphate dehydrogenase: MATKVAINGFGRIGRLVARAILSRTDHDLELVSINDLGDAKANALLFKRDSVHGNWAGDVSVDGDFLVIDGKRIAVTAERDPAKLPHAAQGVDIALECTGIFADKAKASAHLTAGAKRVVISAPATGVDKTVVFGVNHDTLTADDVVISNASCTTNCLAPLAKVLHDAIGIERGFMTTIHSYTNDQNTLDQIHKDMRRARAAALSMIPTTTGAARAVGEVLPELKGKLDGSSVRVPTPNVSVVDLKFDAKRATSVQEVNDLLKAASESGPLKGVLGYSDEPLVSIDYNSDPRSSTVDSLETAVIDGTLVRVLSWYDNEWGFSNRMIDTTGVVAKFL; encoded by the coding sequence GTGGCAACGAAGGTAGCAATTAACGGTTTCGGACGTATCGGCCGTCTGGTGGCGCGCGCCATCCTGTCGCGCACCGACCATGACCTGGAACTGGTCAGCATCAACGATCTGGGCGACGCAAAGGCCAACGCCCTGCTGTTCAAGCGCGATTCGGTCCATGGCAACTGGGCCGGCGATGTCAGCGTCGACGGCGATTTCCTGGTGATCGACGGCAAGCGTATCGCCGTCACCGCCGAACGCGATCCCGCCAAGCTGCCCCACGCGGCGCAGGGCGTCGACATCGCCCTGGAATGCACCGGCATCTTCGCCGACAAGGCGAAGGCCAGCGCTCACCTGACCGCGGGCGCCAAGCGCGTCGTCATCTCCGCGCCCGCCACCGGCGTCGACAAGACGGTGGTGTTCGGCGTCAACCATGACACGCTGACCGCCGACGATGTGGTGATCTCCAACGCGAGCTGCACCACCAACTGCCTCGCGCCGCTGGCGAAGGTGCTGCATGACGCGATCGGCATCGAGCGCGGTTTCATGACCACCATCCACAGCTACACCAATGACCAGAACACGCTGGACCAGATCCACAAGGACATGCGCCGCGCCCGCGCCGCCGCCTTGTCGATGATCCCCACCACCACGGGCGCCGCCCGCGCCGTGGGTGAGGTTCTGCCCGAACTCAAGGGCAAGCTGGATGGCTCGTCGGTCCGCGTGCCGACCCCGAACGTGTCGGTTGTCGACCTGAAGTTCGACGCCAAGCGCGCGACCAGCGTTCAGGAAGTCAATGATCTGCTCAAGGCCGCTTCGGAATCCGGCCCGCTCAAGGGCGTGCTGGGCTATTCGGACGAGCCGCTGGTGTCGATCGACTATAATAGCGATCCGCGCAGCTCGACCGTCGACAGCCTGGAAACGGCCGTGATCGACGGCACGCTCGTCCGCGTGCTGAGCTGGTATGACAATGAATGGGGCTTCTCGAACCGCATGATCGACACCACGGGTGTCGTGGCGAAGTTCCTCTAA
- a CDS encoding phosphoglycerate kinase: MAKPFKTLDDMGDITGKVVLVREDLNVPMQDGSVSDDTRLRAAMPTVLELADRGARVLILAHFGRPKGQKNPEFSLSKITRPLSAVLGREVQFIPDCQGEAAVDGIKVMRPGDIAILENTRFHPGEEKNEPALVAAMAAIGDLYVNDAFSAAHRAHASTEGLARALPAFAGRSMERELDALAAALGEPVKPVAAVVGGAKVSTKLDVLNNLVAKVDHLIIGGGMANTFLYARGVDVGKSLCEKDLAATAEAIFDKAEEAGCIIHLPYDVVVAKEFAANPASLRTCNVHEVAEDEMILDVGPAAVEALGDALKNCRTLVWNGPLGAFEIAPFDAATVALARTAAALTREGQLTSVAGGGDTVAALNHAGAAGDFSFVSTAGGAFLEWMEGKDLPGVKALMG, from the coding sequence ATGGCCAAGCCGTTCAAGACACTCGACGACATGGGTGACATCACTGGTAAGGTGGTGCTGGTGCGCGAGGATCTGAACGTGCCGATGCAGGACGGTTCGGTCAGCGACGACACCCGCCTGCGCGCGGCGATGCCGACCGTGCTGGAACTGGCGGATCGCGGCGCCAGGGTGCTGATCCTGGCCCATTTCGGCCGGCCCAAGGGCCAGAAGAATCCCGAATTTTCGTTGTCGAAGATTACCCGCCCGCTGTCGGCCGTGCTGGGCCGCGAGGTGCAGTTCATCCCCGATTGTCAGGGTGAGGCCGCCGTTGACGGCATAAAGGTGATGCGCCCCGGCGACATCGCCATCCTGGAAAATACCCGTTTCCATCCCGGCGAGGAAAAGAATGAGCCTGCGCTGGTCGCGGCGATGGCGGCGATCGGCGATCTGTATGTCAACGACGCCTTCTCCGCCGCGCACCGCGCCCATGCCTCGACCGAGGGGTTGGCGCGCGCGCTGCCCGCCTTTGCCGGCCGGTCGATGGAACGGGAACTGGATGCGCTTGCCGCCGCGCTGGGCGAGCCGGTGAAGCCGGTCGCGGCGGTCGTGGGCGGCGCGAAAGTGTCGACCAAGCTCGACGTGCTGAACAATCTCGTCGCCAAGGTCGATCATCTGATCATCGGCGGCGGCATGGCCAACACCTTCCTCTATGCGCGCGGCGTCGATGTCGGCAAGTCGCTGTGCGAAAAGGATCTGGCAGCCACCGCCGAAGCGATCTTCGACAAGGCGGAAGAAGCCGGCTGCATCATCCATCTGCCCTATGACGTGGTGGTTGCGAAGGAATTCGCGGCCAATCCGGCCTCGTTGCGCACCTGCAACGTTCATGAGGTCGCCGAGGACGAGATGATCCTGGACGTTGGTCCGGCTGCGGTCGAGGCGCTGGGCGACGCGCTTAAAAATTGCCGGACGCTGGTATGGAACGGTCCGCTCGGCGCGTTCGAGATCGCGCCCTTCGACGCGGCGACGGTGGCGCTCGCCAGGACGGCGGCGGCGCTGACCAGGGAAGGCCAACTCACCTCGGTCGCCGGCGGTGGCGATACGGTGGCGGCGCTCAATCATGCCGGCGCGGCGGGTGATTTCAGCTTCGTGTCGACCGCCGGCGGCGCGTTCCTCGAATGGATGGAAGGCAAGGATCTGCCCGGCGTCAAGGCGCTGATGGGCTGA
- a CDS encoding TlpA family protein disulfide reductase — MNFIGRLVMIAAATLLAASPGHAAEKPKVGAAAPDFELTLIDGSKVALADLKGQVVVLNFWATWCVPCRRELPTLDGYYAMQQKYGLKVFAITTEGSVPIGQLKKLFAAMAMPSAKRIKGPYGPLTGVPTNFVIDRAGVLRYARSGAFDLDALNALLVPLLQEKAPS; from the coding sequence ATGAACTTCATCGGACGACTGGTCATGATCGCGGCCGCAACACTCTTGGCGGCGTCGCCCGGCCATGCGGCGGAAAAGCCGAAGGTCGGCGCCGCCGCGCCCGATTTCGAACTCACCCTGATCGATGGCAGCAAGGTCGCGCTGGCCGACCTCAAGGGGCAGGTGGTCGTGCTGAATTTCTGGGCGACCTGGTGTGTGCCATGCCGCAGGGAATTACCCACTCTGGACGGCTATTATGCGATGCAGCAAAAATATGGGCTGAAGGTCTTTGCCATCACCACCGAAGGGTCCGTGCCGATCGGACAACTGAAAAAATTGTTCGCCGCCATGGCCATGCCATCGGCCAAGCGGATCAAGGGGCCATATGGTCCGCTTACCGGCGTGCCGACCAATTTCGTCATCGATCGCGCCGGTGTGCTGCGCTACGCCCGGTCCGGCGCCTTTGATCTCGATGCGCTCAACGCTTTGCTGGTGCCATTGCTGCAAGAAAAGGCGCCGTCATAG
- a CDS encoding fructose bisphosphate aldolase: MLDQDMKQKIADGNGFIAALDQSGGSTPKALKGYGIEEGAWSSEEEMYGLIHAMRSRIITSPVFTGDKVLGAILFERTMDGTVDGKPTPTALIERGVVPFIKIDKGLEEEENGVQLMKPNPGLDALLARAKGLGVFGTKERSVVNLANAEGIAAVVAQQFEVGRQVLAGGLMPIIEPEVNIKSPERAAADEILLAEILKNLDALPEGDQVMLKLSLPAKAGLFDPLVDHPKVLRVVALSGGFSRTEACAELAKNRGIIASFSRALLNDLRHQMTDDEFSASLGEAIDEIHGASTAKHPVAA; this comes from the coding sequence ATGCTGGATCAGGACATGAAGCAGAAGATCGCGGACGGTAACGGCTTCATCGCTGCGCTCGACCAGAGCGGCGGGTCGACCCCCAAGGCGCTCAAGGGCTATGGCATCGAGGAAGGCGCCTGGTCCAGCGAAGAGGAAATGTATGGCCTGATCCATGCGATGCGCAGCCGCATCATCACCTCGCCCGTCTTTACCGGCGACAAGGTGCTGGGCGCGATCCTGTTCGAACGCACGATGGACGGCACCGTGGACGGCAAGCCGACCCCGACGGCGCTGATCGAGCGTGGCGTGGTCCCCTTCATCAAGATCGACAAGGGTCTGGAAGAGGAAGAAAATGGCGTCCAGTTGATGAAGCCCAATCCGGGTCTGGATGCGCTGCTCGCCCGCGCCAAGGGGCTGGGCGTGTTCGGCACCAAGGAACGTTCTGTCGTCAACCTCGCCAATGCGGAGGGTATTGCCGCCGTCGTGGCGCAGCAGTTCGAAGTTGGCCGTCAGGTGCTGGCCGGCGGTCTGATGCCGATCATCGAGCCGGAAGTGAATATCAAGTCGCCTGAACGCGCGGCGGCGGACGAAATCCTGCTGGCGGAAATCCTCAAGAATCTCGACGCCCTGCCCGAAGGCGATCAGGTGATGCTCAAACTGTCGCTGCCCGCCAAGGCCGGCCTGTTCGATCCGCTGGTCGATCATCCCAAGGTGCTGCGCGTCGTCGCCCTGTCGGGTGGGTTCAGCCGCACCGAAGCCTGCGCCGAACTGGCCAAGAATCGCGGCATCATCGCCAGCTTCAGCCGCGCGCTGCTCAACGATTTGCGCCACCAGATGACGGATGACGAGTTCAGCGCGTCGCTTGGTGAGGCGATCGATGAAATTCATGGCGCGTCGACCGCCAAGCATCCGGTCGCGGCCTGA